One region of Anaeromyxobacter paludicola genomic DNA includes:
- a CDS encoding rhomboid family intramembrane serine protease, with protein MRRRDTPFDELLTFGGRVPSVVGGLIAILVIASLAGALVPGLRSAAVLFPGAVWAGQLWRVVTYPFFESDPLSLVFGAMMLYWFGRDLSYAWGPRRFLITFVSFGAAAGVVTCLVARLWPAVWAHPYLGIWPVADAMVVAWAMIFPERQILLYFALPVSGQALLYLTVGGTLLYSVFGGLAAFVPHLAAEAMMLVLARGYSLRGLWQTMRIRSQERRARRRARHLKVVGKESEPPRWMN; from the coding sequence ATGCGCAGACGGGACACTCCGTTCGACGAGCTGCTCACCTTCGGTGGACGGGTGCCGTCGGTGGTGGGGGGCCTCATCGCGATCCTCGTGATCGCGAGCCTGGCGGGCGCGCTCGTCCCCGGGCTCCGCTCGGCGGCGGTGCTCTTCCCCGGCGCGGTCTGGGCCGGGCAGCTCTGGCGCGTCGTCACCTACCCGTTCTTCGAGTCCGATCCGCTCTCGCTCGTCTTCGGGGCGATGATGCTCTACTGGTTCGGGCGCGACCTGTCGTACGCCTGGGGCCCGCGTCGGTTCCTCATCACCTTCGTCTCCTTCGGCGCGGCGGCCGGCGTGGTCACCTGCCTCGTGGCGCGCCTCTGGCCGGCGGTCTGGGCCCACCCCTACCTCGGCATCTGGCCGGTCGCCGACGCGATGGTGGTGGCGTGGGCGATGATCTTCCCGGAGCGGCAGATCCTGCTCTACTTCGCCCTCCCGGTCTCGGGCCAGGCGCTGCTCTACCTCACCGTGGGCGGCACGCTGCTCTACTCGGTGTTCGGCGGGCTCGCCGCCTTCGTGCCGCACCTCGCCGCCGAGGCGATGATGCTGGTGCTGGCGCGCGGCTACTCGCTGCGCGGCCTCTGGCAGACCATGCGGATCCGCTCGCAGGAGCGGCGCGCGCGCCGGCGGGCCCGCCACCTCAAGGTGGTGGGCAAGGAGTCGGAGCCGCCGCGCTGGATGAACTGA
- a CDS encoding DUF6982 domain-containing protein, with the protein MPEADVLEELRALEVRRAAGGLPPDAEERRTEILAGLEGEALRLERDLARAAARLRLIAEFLPPEVAERALSAAGQASAPLAPEADAPAEPAPAAPAHPAVGEYDADLPPAVAAPFEPAGAGAVPVLVEAAQDRAAPWPPSPLAAMLTPEAALPPPVLDPLPPDAPPDAEPWPRLTLGELPGAPPDAEPPLPAALGPAAAPELALDPSAEPPFPLVEATPAPRAPQLGSYATDLAGCPGEPGAFEPPLPEASGEGEGVEEEPEPPVVAADGETEGGPAEPAPAAEEPPLDALALEALASVVAADEGEDGFPEPDVEAEPELEVVEGEPEPQAEAAGAEPEPELEVVDAFEVEDLLAAPPLPSPPGGEGEGRGALLAEGGPGLQEDGGQPAAPELELEATPSPAEPGFEATPSSAEPDLVAAPSPAAPELEVPPSPAQRGRAGEGAPAYLAAPAPEPEPAGEAAPAAPLDRLVPGEHRVVIHVVDGPVKRGVLVDPDLLAPDLSLRPAAGAPPEPVRSDLVKAVFFMAAPGALPPPPARQKVTVTFRDGRQLAGTSDDYEPGGVGFFLVPADWRSAAERIWIYADAAKEIVTG; encoded by the coding sequence ATGCCCGAAGCCGACGTGCTGGAGGAGCTGCGCGCGCTGGAGGTCCGGCGCGCCGCCGGGGGCCTGCCGCCCGACGCCGAGGAGCGCCGGACGGAGATCCTGGCCGGGCTCGAGGGGGAGGCGCTGCGGCTCGAGCGCGACCTGGCCCGGGCCGCCGCCCGGCTGCGGCTCATCGCCGAGTTCCTGCCGCCCGAGGTGGCCGAGCGGGCGCTCTCCGCCGCCGGCCAGGCGAGCGCGCCGCTCGCGCCCGAGGCCGACGCCCCGGCGGAGCCCGCACCGGCCGCGCCGGCGCACCCCGCTGTCGGCGAGTACGACGCGGACCTCCCGCCGGCGGTCGCGGCGCCCTTCGAGCCGGCGGGCGCCGGCGCGGTGCCGGTGCTGGTCGAGGCGGCGCAGGATCGGGCGGCCCCCTGGCCCCCCTCGCCGCTCGCCGCCATGCTCACGCCGGAGGCGGCCCTGCCGCCCCCGGTCCTCGACCCCCTGCCGCCCGACGCGCCGCCGGACGCCGAGCCCTGGCCGCGGCTCACGCTCGGCGAGCTGCCGGGCGCGCCGCCAGACGCGGAGCCGCCGCTGCCGGCCGCCCTCGGTCCCGCTGCCGCCCCGGAGCTCGCGCTCGATCCCTCGGCCGAGCCGCCCTTCCCGCTCGTGGAGGCCACCCCCGCGCCGCGCGCGCCCCAGCTCGGGAGCTACGCCACGGACCTCGCCGGCTGCCCCGGGGAGCCGGGCGCCTTCGAGCCGCCCTTGCCGGAGGCCTCGGGAGAGGGCGAGGGGGTAGAGGAGGAGCCGGAGCCGCCGGTCGTCGCGGCCGACGGGGAGACGGAGGGTGGTCCGGCCGAGCCCGCGCCCGCGGCGGAGGAGCCGCCGCTCGACGCGCTCGCGCTCGAGGCGCTCGCGAGCGTGGTCGCGGCCGACGAAGGGGAGGACGGGTTCCCGGAGCCGGACGTGGAGGCGGAGCCGGAGCTCGAGGTGGTGGAAGGGGAGCCGGAGCCGCAGGCCGAGGCGGCGGGCGCGGAGCCCGAGCCCGAGCTGGAGGTGGTGGACGCGTTCGAGGTCGAGGACCTCCTGGCCGCCCCTCCCCTGCCCTCCCCGCCCGGCGGGGAGGGAGAGGGCCGCGGCGCGCTGCTCGCGGAGGGCGGCCCGGGGCTCCAGGAGGACGGCGGGCAGCCCGCCGCGCCCGAGCTTGAGCTCGAAGCCACACCCTCTCCCGCAGAGCCGGGATTCGAAGCCACACCCTCTTCCGCAGAGCCCGATCTCGTAGCCGCGCCCTCTCCCGCAGCGCCGGAACTGGAAGTCCCACCCTCTCCCGCGCAGCGGGGGAGGGCCGGGGAGGGGGCTCCCGCGTACCTCGCCGCCCCCGCGCCCGAACCGGAACCCGCCGGCGAGGCGGCGCCGGCCGCCCCGCTCGACCGGCTCGTCCCGGGCGAGCACCGCGTGGTGATCCACGTCGTGGACGGCCCGGTGAAGCGGGGCGTCCTCGTCGATCCCGACCTCCTCGCCCCCGACCTCTCGCTGCGCCCGGCGGCCGGGGCGCCGCCGGAGCCGGTCCGGTCGGACCTCGTCAAGGCGGTCTTCTTCATGGCCGCGCCGGGCGCCCTCCCGCCCCCGCCGGCGCGCCAGAAGGTCACCGTGACCTTCCGGGACGGCCGCCAGCTCGCGGGCACGAGCGACGACTACGAGCCGGGCGGCGTGGGCTTCTTCCTGGTCCCCGCCGACTGGCGGAGCGCGGCCGAGCGGATCTGGATCTACGCCGACGCGGCGAAGGAGATCGTCACGGGCTGA
- a CDS encoding YgiQ family radical SAM protein, with protein MTHHPALKVVGGATTAPPPAPFLPMTRAEMSARGWDALDVLLVTGDAYIDHPAFGAAVIGRLLEAQGWRVGIVAQPDWRTAADVQRLGRPRLFAGVTAGSMDSMVNHYTAHKRKRSDDAYTPGGAAGRRPDRAVTVYSRLLREAFGDSLCIVAGGVEASLRRIAHYDYWDDRILPSICFTSAADLVVYGQGEKPILEIARRLASGEDKCGLVDVPGTALAVADLSLAALESRERKALELPAFEEVAKDRRRFAEFSRLYHLEHNEENARILLQRHGAGPRARTVVVNPPMPSPTTEELDRVHELPYRREAHDLYGGAHIPALEQIRWSVSILRGCAAGCAFCCITEHQGRDVTSRSEASVVREVETLARDPKFRGTVSDLGGATANMWQMGCTSAKAHAACRRLSCTYPTVCQFFGTDHGPLIQLYEKARRVKGVKHLFVGSGVRYDLAHHDRKNGQRYLEVLIGQHVSGQLKVAPEHVSGDVLATMKKPGPEEFEQFRGEFERYSRKAGKEQYLVPYFVSSHPGCSMKDAVELMDYLRQNGWRPQQVQDFMPTPMTLASDMHWSGYHPMSGKPIHVVKDMREKKMQKALIRWADPESKPLVEEALRRVGRLRPGERLPSRAAPPWKRQRGRRPQA; from the coding sequence GTGACCCACCACCCCGCGCTCAAGGTGGTCGGCGGTGCGACGACCGCTCCGCCGCCCGCCCCCTTCCTGCCCATGACCCGCGCCGAGATGTCCGCGCGCGGCTGGGACGCGCTCGACGTGCTGCTCGTGACCGGCGACGCCTACATCGACCACCCGGCCTTCGGCGCGGCGGTGATCGGCCGGCTCCTCGAGGCCCAGGGCTGGCGGGTCGGGATCGTGGCCCAGCCCGACTGGCGCACCGCCGCCGACGTGCAGCGGCTGGGGCGCCCGCGCCTCTTCGCCGGGGTGACCGCCGGGTCGATGGACTCGATGGTGAACCACTACACCGCCCACAAGCGGAAGCGGTCCGACGACGCCTACACGCCGGGCGGCGCCGCGGGCCGGCGCCCGGACCGGGCGGTCACCGTCTACTCCCGGCTGCTGCGGGAGGCCTTCGGCGACTCCCTCTGCATCGTCGCCGGGGGCGTCGAGGCCTCGCTCCGGCGCATCGCCCACTACGACTACTGGGACGACCGGATCCTGCCCTCGATCTGCTTCACCAGCGCGGCCGACCTCGTCGTCTACGGCCAGGGCGAGAAGCCGATCCTCGAGATCGCGCGCCGCCTCGCCTCGGGCGAGGACAAGTGCGGCCTCGTGGACGTGCCCGGCACCGCGCTCGCGGTGGCCGACCTCTCCCTCGCCGCCCTCGAGTCGCGCGAGCGGAAGGCGCTCGAGCTGCCGGCCTTCGAGGAGGTGGCGAAGGACCGGAGGCGCTTCGCCGAGTTCTCGCGCCTGTACCACCTCGAGCACAACGAGGAGAACGCGCGCATCCTCCTGCAGCGCCACGGCGCCGGGCCGCGGGCGCGGACGGTGGTGGTGAACCCGCCCATGCCCTCGCCCACCACCGAGGAGCTCGACCGGGTCCACGAGCTCCCCTACCGGCGCGAGGCGCACGACCTCTACGGCGGCGCGCACATCCCGGCGCTCGAGCAGATCCGCTGGAGCGTGTCGATCCTGCGCGGCTGCGCCGCGGGCTGCGCCTTCTGCTGCATCACCGAGCACCAGGGGCGCGACGTGACCAGCCGCTCCGAGGCGAGCGTGGTGCGCGAGGTGGAGACCCTGGCGCGCGACCCCAAGTTCCGCGGCACGGTGAGCGACCTCGGCGGCGCCACCGCCAACATGTGGCAGATGGGCTGCACGAGCGCGAAGGCGCACGCCGCCTGCCGCCGCCTCTCCTGCACCTACCCGACCGTCTGCCAGTTCTTCGGCACCGACCACGGGCCGCTCATCCAGCTCTACGAGAAGGCGAGGCGGGTGAAGGGGGTGAAGCACCTCTTCGTCGGCTCGGGCGTGCGCTACGACCTCGCCCACCACGACCGGAAGAACGGCCAGCGCTACCTCGAGGTGCTCATCGGGCAGCACGTCTCCGGCCAGCTCAAGGTGGCGCCGGAGCACGTGTCGGGCGACGTGCTCGCGACCATGAAGAAGCCGGGCCCCGAGGAGTTCGAGCAGTTCCGCGGCGAGTTCGAGCGGTACTCGAGGAAGGCCGGCAAGGAGCAGTACCTCGTCCCCTACTTCGTCTCCTCGCACCCCGGCTGCAGCATGAAGGACGCGGTCGAGCTGATGGACTACCTGAGGCAGAACGGCTGGCGGCCGCAGCAGGTGCAGGACTTCATGCCCACGCCGATGACGCTCGCCTCCGACATGCACTGGTCCGGCTACCACCCCATGTCCGGCAAGCCCATCCACGTGGTGAAGGACATGCGGGAGAAGAAGATGCAGAAGGCGCTCATCCGGTGGGCCGATCCGGAGAGCAAGCCGCTCGTCGAGGAGGCGCTGCGCCGCGTCGGCCGGCTGCGGCCGGGCGAGCGGCTGCCCTCCCGCGCCGCGCCCCCGTGGAAGCGCCAGCGCGGGCGGCGGCCGCAGGCGTAG
- a CDS encoding SGNH/GDSL hydrolase family protein, with translation MSLALLALLASAALPAEHPVIYAALGDSTGVGVGAGNDGGYVRRTAERLRDAGHPVQLANLCVSGARAADVLQGQLPLLAPTEPDLVTLGVGINDVTNATPLPAFEKAFGELLDRLAATGARVVVLDVPDLSLSPLARGDVARASIRGRVEAVNAVILAAAARHRFPVADLYTESQAELPGHPELLCEDRFHPSKAGYDRWAAALWPVVARAAGIAAEGLPTRPARQ, from the coding sequence GTGTCCCTCGCCCTGCTCGCGCTGCTCGCCTCGGCCGCCCTCCCCGCGGAGCACCCCGTGATCTACGCCGCCCTCGGCGACTCCACCGGCGTGGGCGTGGGCGCCGGCAACGACGGCGGCTACGTCCGGCGCACCGCGGAGCGGCTGCGCGACGCGGGCCACCCGGTGCAGCTCGCGAACCTCTGCGTCTCGGGCGCGCGCGCCGCCGACGTGCTGCAGGGACAGCTCCCGCTCCTCGCCCCCACCGAGCCCGACCTCGTCACCCTCGGCGTGGGCATCAACGACGTGACCAACGCGACGCCGCTGCCCGCCTTCGAGAAGGCGTTCGGCGAGCTGCTCGACCGGCTCGCCGCGACCGGCGCCCGGGTGGTGGTCCTCGACGTGCCGGACCTCTCGCTCTCGCCGCTCGCGCGCGGCGACGTGGCGCGCGCCAGCATCCGCGGCCGGGTCGAGGCGGTGAACGCCGTGATCCTGGCCGCCGCGGCGCGTCACCGCTTCCCGGTGGCCGACCTCTACACCGAGAGCCAGGCCGAGCTGCCCGGCCACCCGGAGCTGCTCTGCGAGGACCGCTTCCACCCCTCGAAGGCCGGCTACGACCGCTGGGCGGCGGCGCTCTGGCCGGTGGTGGCGCGGGCGGCCGGCATCGCGGCGGAGGGCCTTCCCACCCGGCCGGCCCGGCAGTAG
- the bioA gene encoding adenosylmethionine--8-amino-7-oxononanoate transaminase has protein sequence MPEDRLSRHRRLVEADHRHLWHPFTQMQSWLAEEPLVVDEGDGVYLVDTLGRRYLDGVSSLWCNVHGHRVPEIDAAITAQLGKLGHSTLLGLASTASIECAEELARVLPRGLTRIFFSDAGATAVEIALKMAYQHHQLRGDAERSEFVSIRGGYHGDTIGSISVGGIDLFHRIFKPLLFQVNQAPQPYCYRCPLGKRRATCAMECAGAVEEVLERRRGKVAALVVEPLVQGADGMITQPPGYLRRLRELCDRHGALLVCDEVATGFGRTGTTWAVEQEGVTPDILTCAKGLTGGYLPLAATCTTERVFESFLGPHEAQRTFFHGHTYAGNPLACAAAIASLRLLRERRVIEGLPAKAAALADALRPLAEHPRVGEIRQRGLMVGIELVKDRATREPYPYAENVGHRVILEARPLGAILRPLGNVVVLMPPLAMTEAQLRELAGIAGEAIRRATAEA, from the coding sequence ATGCCCGAAGACCGCCTGTCGCGCCACCGCCGCCTCGTCGAGGCCGATCACCGCCACCTCTGGCACCCGTTCACCCAGATGCAGTCCTGGCTCGCCGAGGAGCCGCTGGTGGTGGACGAGGGCGACGGCGTGTACCTCGTCGACACGCTCGGCCGGCGCTACCTCGACGGCGTCTCCTCGCTCTGGTGCAACGTCCACGGCCACCGGGTGCCGGAGATCGACGCCGCCATCACGGCGCAGCTCGGCAAGCTCGGACACTCGACCCTGCTCGGGCTCGCCTCCACCGCCTCGATCGAGTGCGCCGAGGAGCTCGCCCGCGTCCTGCCGCGGGGGCTGACCCGGATCTTCTTCTCGGACGCCGGGGCCACCGCGGTCGAGATCGCGCTCAAGATGGCGTACCAGCACCACCAGCTCCGCGGCGACGCCGAGCGGAGCGAGTTCGTCTCCATCCGCGGCGGCTACCACGGCGACACCATCGGCTCGATCTCGGTGGGCGGCATCGACCTCTTCCACCGGATCTTCAAGCCGCTCCTGTTCCAGGTGAACCAGGCGCCGCAGCCCTACTGCTACCGCTGCCCGCTCGGGAAGCGCCGCGCCACCTGCGCCATGGAGTGCGCCGGCGCGGTCGAGGAGGTGCTCGAGCGGCGGCGGGGCAAGGTGGCGGCCCTCGTCGTCGAGCCCCTGGTCCAGGGCGCCGACGGGATGATCACCCAGCCGCCGGGGTACCTGCGCCGGCTGCGCGAGCTCTGCGACCGGCACGGCGCGCTGCTCGTCTGCGACGAGGTCGCGACCGGCTTCGGCCGCACCGGCACCACGTGGGCGGTGGAGCAGGAGGGCGTCACGCCCGACATCCTCACCTGCGCCAAGGGGCTCACCGGCGGCTACCTGCCGCTCGCGGCCACCTGCACCACCGAGCGGGTGTTCGAGAGCTTCCTGGGGCCGCACGAGGCGCAGCGGACCTTCTTCCACGGCCACACCTACGCCGGGAACCCGCTCGCCTGCGCCGCCGCGATCGCCAGCCTGCGGCTCCTCCGGGAGCGCCGCGTGATCGAGGGGCTCCCGGCCAAGGCCGCCGCCCTGGCCGACGCGCTCCGGCCGCTCGCCGAGCACCCGCGCGTGGGCGAGATCCGGCAGCGCGGGCTCATGGTGGGCATCGAGCTCGTGAAGGACCGGGCCACCCGCGAGCCCTACCCGTACGCCGAGAACGTCGGCCACCGCGTGATCCTGGAGGCGCGCCCGCTCGGCGCCATCCTGCGGCCGCTCGGCAACGTGGTGGTGCTCATGCCGCCGCTCGCCATGACGGAGGCGCAGCTCCGCGAGCTCGCCGGGATCGCCGGCGAGGCGATCCGGCGGGCCACGGCGGAGGCGTGA
- the bioD gene encoding dethiobiotin synthase, translating to MRGLFVTATDTGVGKTEVCCALLRAARARGLDLVAAKPAQSGHAPGEASDAERLARAMDGCEPVGAICPYTFAAPLAPAVAARVEGREVSFARVLEAVRALAARHAAVLVEGAGGLMTPLTARETYADLAVALGLPVLVVARAGLGTVNHAVLTVEALRARGLAVAGVVLNRAGPGGDPSEPFNAAEIERLSGARVIASLPWEIDIARESRLADLLAEVKF from the coding sequence ATGCGCGGCCTGTTCGTCACCGCCACCGACACCGGCGTGGGCAAGACCGAGGTCTGCTGCGCGCTCCTCCGCGCCGCTCGCGCGCGGGGGCTCGACCTCGTCGCCGCGAAGCCGGCGCAGTCGGGCCACGCGCCGGGCGAGGCGAGCGACGCCGAGCGGCTCGCGCGCGCCATGGACGGCTGCGAGCCCGTGGGGGCGATCTGCCCGTACACCTTCGCGGCGCCGCTCGCGCCGGCGGTGGCGGCGCGGGTGGAGGGCCGCGAGGTCTCCTTCGCGCGCGTGCTCGAGGCGGTGCGCGCCCTCGCGGCGCGCCACGCGGCGGTGCTGGTGGAGGGCGCGGGCGGGCTCATGACCCCGCTCACCGCGCGCGAGACCTACGCCGACCTCGCCGTCGCGCTCGGGCTGCCGGTGCTGGTGGTGGCCCGCGCCGGGCTCGGCACCGTGAACCACGCCGTACTCACCGTCGAGGCGCTCCGCGCGCGCGGGCTCGCCGTCGCGGGCGTCGTGCTGAACCGCGCCGGGCCCGGGGGCGATCCCTCCGAGCCCTTCAACGCGGCCGAGATCGAGCGGCTCTCCGGCGCGCGCGTGATCGCTTCCCTGCCCTGGGAAATCGATATCGCGCGCGAGTCGCGGCTCGCCGATCTGCTCGCCGAAGTAAAGTTTTGA
- a CDS encoding DUF1844 domain-containing protein, with amino-acid sequence MADDPRTPRSIDFTTFLVSLGSSAFVHLGDAPHPETGKPEVNLPLAQQTIDLLALLREKTRGNCTPEEDHVFETLLTDLRLRFVEKSAGLAP; translated from the coding sequence ATGGCCGACGATCCCCGCACGCCCCGCAGCATCGACTTCACCACCTTCCTCGTCTCGCTCGGCTCGTCCGCCTTCGTGCACCTCGGCGACGCGCCGCACCCCGAGACCGGCAAGCCCGAGGTGAACCTGCCGCTGGCCCAGCAGACCATCGACCTGCTGGCGCTGCTCCGCGAGAAGACGCGCGGCAACTGCACGCCGGAGGAGGACCACGTCTTCGAGACCCTCCTCACCGACCTGCGGCTCCGCTTCGTCGAGAAGAGCGCCGGCCTGGCGCCCTGA
- a CDS encoding trypsin-like peptidase domain-containing protein, translating to MVAAVEKVRAAVVNVSAEELVRIRVPSQRQGGDVADLLFGDLFERPRYRKGYQVTSLGSGVIVSPEGYVLTNNHVVERGARFRVGLLDGRELTAKVVGTDPSSDLAVLKLEAQERMPFVAPGRSDDLLIGETVIAIGNPFGLSHTVTTGVVSAVHRNFKAGDRTLFDFVQTDASINPGNSGGPLLNIDGQLIGINTAILGDRNAGIGFAIPIDRARRVAEDLIRHGEVREGYLGLDVQDLKKKEGGRSARGVVVAAVEPGSPAASAGLRRGDVIESVDGQPLESAEEYRFRVRDLAIGETARLEVQRAGGRVAVPVKAVDLSPERVEQLVARRVGLDLAETRARVLVIRSVHRGSPAAREGLEPGDLVREVNSREVTSLAEFRRQAGKARRSGRIVLLVQRGYAAERFAFDLD from the coding sequence GTGGTGGCGGCGGTGGAGAAGGTGCGGGCGGCGGTGGTGAACGTCTCCGCCGAGGAGCTGGTCCGGATCCGCGTGCCCTCGCAGCGGCAGGGCGGCGACGTGGCCGACCTGCTCTTCGGCGACCTGTTCGAGCGCCCGCGCTACCGCAAGGGCTACCAGGTCACCTCGCTCGGCTCCGGCGTCATCGTCTCGCCGGAGGGGTACGTCCTCACCAACAACCACGTGGTGGAGCGCGGCGCCCGCTTCCGCGTCGGCCTCCTCGACGGGCGCGAGCTCACCGCCAAGGTGGTCGGGACCGATCCGTCGAGCGACCTCGCGGTGCTCAAGCTCGAGGCGCAGGAGCGCATGCCCTTCGTGGCGCCGGGCCGCTCCGACGACCTCCTCATCGGCGAGACGGTGATCGCCATCGGCAACCCGTTCGGCCTCTCGCACACCGTCACCACCGGCGTGGTCTCGGCCGTGCACCGCAACTTCAAGGCCGGCGACCGGACCCTCTTCGACTTCGTCCAGACCGACGCCTCCATCAACCCCGGCAACTCGGGCGGCCCGCTCCTCAACATCGACGGGCAGCTCATCGGCATCAACACCGCCATCCTGGGCGACCGGAACGCCGGCATCGGCTTCGCCATCCCCATCGACCGGGCGCGGCGCGTGGCCGAGGACCTCATCCGCCACGGCGAGGTGCGCGAGGGCTACCTCGGCCTCGACGTGCAGGACCTGAAGAAGAAGGAGGGCGGCCGGAGCGCGCGCGGCGTGGTGGTGGCCGCGGTCGAGCCGGGCTCGCCCGCCGCCTCGGCCGGGCTGCGGCGCGGCGACGTCATCGAGTCGGTGGACGGGCAGCCGCTCGAGAGCGCCGAGGAGTACCGCTTCCGCGTCCGCGACCTCGCCATCGGCGAGACGGCGCGGCTCGAGGTGCAGCGCGCCGGCGGCCGGGTGGCGGTGCCGGTGAAGGCGGTGGACCTCTCGCCGGAGCGGGTGGAGCAGCTCGTGGCCCGCCGCGTCGGGCTGGACCTCGCCGAGACCCGCGCGCGGGTCCTCGTGATCCGGTCGGTGCACCGCGGCTCGCCGGCGGCGCGCGAGGGGCTCGAGCCGGGCGACCTCGTCCGCGAGGTCAACTCGCGCGAGGTGACGAGCCTGGCCGAGTTCCGCCGCCAGGCCGGCAAGGCCCGCCGCAGCGGCCGGATCGTGCTGCTCGTCCAGCGCGGCTACGCCGCCGAGCGGTTCGCCTTCGACCTCGACTGA
- the thiE gene encoding thiamine phosphate synthase, translating to MPRQDARWVERRSRLRGLYAVACGPDPVEQARAAVAGSASVVQLRLKDRPAGEVLEAARRIVALAAGRALVIVNDRADLALLADADGVHLGDDDLPPEEARRLLGPARLVGRTTRTLDEARAALAAGADHVGFGPIFATRTKQLAVPPRGLDALREVAAALPAPVVAIGGIDEASIERVAAAGAAAAAVVGDLFGNGDVRARAERLSAAFARGERGGP from the coding sequence ATGCCCCGGCAGGACGCCAGATGGGTCGAGCGGCGCTCGCGGCTGCGCGGCCTCTACGCCGTCGCCTGCGGTCCGGACCCGGTGGAGCAGGCGCGGGCGGCCGTGGCGGGCAGCGCCTCGGTGGTGCAGCTCCGGCTCAAGGACCGCCCCGCGGGCGAGGTGCTCGAGGCGGCGCGGCGCATCGTGGCGCTCGCCGCCGGGCGCGCGCTCGTGATCGTGAACGACCGGGCCGACCTGGCGCTCCTCGCCGACGCCGACGGGGTGCACCTCGGCGACGACGACCTGCCGCCCGAGGAGGCGCGCCGGCTCCTCGGCCCGGCGCGGCTCGTCGGCCGCACCACCCGCACCCTCGACGAGGCCCGCGCGGCCCTCGCCGCCGGCGCCGACCACGTGGGCTTCGGCCCCATCTTCGCCACCCGCACGAAGCAGCTCGCCGTCCCCCCGCGCGGCCTCGACGCGCTGCGCGAGGTGGCGGCCGCGCTGCCGGCACCGGTGGTGGCCATCGGCGGCATCGACGAGGCGAGCATCGAGCGGGTGGCCGCGGCCGGCGCGGCGGCGGCGGCGGTGGTCGGGGATCTCTTCGGGAACGGCGACGTGCGCGCGCGGGCGGAGCGGCTCTCGGCCGCCTTCGCGCGCGGCGAAAGGGGCGGTCCATGA
- a CDS encoding gamma-glutamyl-gamma-aminobutyrate hydrolase family protein: MTRRPRIGVTLDLDEAAARYELKRAYADAVLAAGGLPVLIAYGDESAAGAYLALCDALVVTGGDFDIDPARYGEARRAGCGPEHPARTAFESALVEAAIASRLPLLGICGGMQLLNVVRGGSLHQHLPDDLQISHEQPAPKDRPSHDVDVAPGTLLARLVGPGPLAVNSTHHQAVKRPGTGVLVSARAQDGVVEAIELPDLPFALGVQWHPEACAVHEPRHAAVFRGLVEAARDLRR, from the coding sequence ATGACCAGGCGTCCGCGGATAGGCGTGACCCTCGACCTCGACGAGGCGGCGGCCCGCTACGAGCTCAAGCGCGCCTACGCCGACGCGGTGCTCGCGGCGGGCGGCCTGCCGGTGCTCATCGCCTACGGCGACGAGTCGGCGGCCGGCGCCTACCTCGCGCTCTGCGACGCGCTGGTGGTGACCGGCGGCGACTTCGACATCGACCCGGCCCGGTACGGGGAGGCGCGGCGCGCCGGCTGCGGCCCGGAGCACCCGGCGCGGACGGCGTTCGAGAGCGCGCTCGTCGAGGCGGCGATCGCCTCGCGCCTGCCGCTGCTCGGCATCTGCGGCGGCATGCAGCTCCTCAACGTGGTCCGGGGCGGGAGCCTCCACCAGCACCTGCCCGACGACCTCCAGATCTCGCACGAGCAGCCCGCCCCCAAGGACCGCCCGAGCCACGACGTCGACGTGGCCCCGGGCACGCTCCTCGCCCGGCTGGTCGGGCCGGGGCCGCTCGCGGTCAACAGCACCCACCACCAGGCGGTGAAGCGGCCCGGCACCGGGGTGCTCGTCTCGGCCCGCGCGCAGGACGGCGTGGTCGAGGCGATCGAGCTGCCGGACCTGCCCTTCGCGCTCGGCGTGCAGTGGCATCCGGAGGCGTGCGCGGTCCACGAGCCGCGCCACGCGGCGGTCTTCCGCGGGCTCGTGGAGGCGGCGAGGGATCTGCGGAGATGA